The segment TATTCGTGGCGGTATCGCTATTTGCAGTACTAGTCTGATTAGCTACATTATTTCTTTAGCATTATAAGCTACTGCAGAATTTGTCATTTTGCCTTTTCTAGAATGAATCAACATACTATTTATTTCGCCAATAATAATCTTTTTGGTTGCCAAGAAGGGAGATAATTTTTATCATAActctaaaattttctctttgtgCACAACCTTTTCCCttatttccagaatttaaataatattttatattttgtcgCTTTTTCTTACATATTGTTCAATTATGTTATTAAGCCTATTTTAGGCCagtgttttgtttcatttgttgaagtatttcgtttttttcttgcaattttaTTTACGTATTTTATATACTCCTCAATTTtagggaaataaataaattaataatttcttcaatttctttatCACCATCACTTAATGTAAAAATGTTTACGTTGCCAATTATAATTTCTtctttatcgtttttttttatcgttttcttctttatcgttataattataattttctttatcgCCATCAGTTAATACATACGATTGAACTGCTGTCGATTAATGAAAGTCATGACTAATATTAATTTCTTCTGCTTCTTCCCAATCATTAATTGCCATTCATAATGAGAATAAAGttcattttattcaactttTAAGCATTAAATAATCTTTGCTCATATGAATAACGTTGTGTAGCcgacaatgaatataaataaaacaagcaatAGAAATTGTTATTCACGACAGTGCCAAACTGGAATGTGGTTAACtactaacttaaaaaaaaaatgtgtatgtGTAAAATTGTGTCTATAGTAATTTCCACgaataattaattgattaattaagtAGTATCGAAGTAAATCCTGTTTGTGCCCTTATTCTTTAGTAGCCCATggctatttttatcattttatatgTCCTTTACtcgcttttgaattaattagaCTTGATAAGAAGCATTTAAGCTGACAGGAGAATAACTTCGTTTCGGCAGGCGAATTTCGTATCATCCggtaaaacagtttttttttcgcaaatttTCGGCCCGCTTCTGTTTTAGATTAGAGTTGAGAAATCTGCTCCTCTTGAATACAGGCCAGAAACACAcataaacaaagagaaagcaagggCGTGAAACTTTGATGAGGAATTATTTAGATAAAGGGATAGAAGTGGAGGGATAGAAGTGGAGATAAGGTCTACCAAACTACCAAAGCGATAACTTTTCAAACAATGTTTTAACTCTCATTTGTAAATGACTTTAACATAGTTCATTCGAATAGTAGATTAAAGTTTTCTggctacaagaaaaaaaaattgttgacgATGATATTGCCTGTAACAGCTATTCCTTCAACGGTAATATCGCCTGTAACCACTTATCTTCTTCAATCGGAACTTGGGCTTCGTTTGTTGTAATAAAACTCACAAAACGACAAAAGCTGGGAAAACATcgtggaaaaaagaaaaagacggACACATAATGAAAGggagagataaaaaaaagagaaatagaggAGGGAAAACCCATGAAGGATCTTCAGTAATTACCACAGAGGCTACGTGCCATTGCattatttaactttttcattgtttctagTTCAATGGTTGAAAGATGGTATTCCATTGGACGATTCGAATAGCAGATTTAAATTTATTGGCGACAAGAAGAAATATTCAATGACAATATCACCTGTGACAGTAGGGGATGTAGGTCAATACACAGTTAAGGCTAGTGGAAAGAAAACTGAATGTATAGCCGCTTTTTCGCTGAATGTATTCAAGGAAGTTTAGATTCAACTAGTTTTGGTAAGCTCTCTTTCTGTCTTTCATAGTATATGTAGATAAAAGAATCATCATCAGTACATTGTGTGATATAGTATAAGATTTATTAGATGTTTATATCACAGTTTAATATATCATTAATTTAGGCTACCCTACtatttaaaagtaataaaaaatttcaaaaaatttaataaaaaatttcagtagTTCCATTTTTCCAATGGATTAAATGCACACCAGGATTCTCAGATAGCCGGTAATTTCCAAGGTAAAACTTGAAGATGCCTTTACTTTTtatatcacttttttttagtacatGTAGATAAAAGAATCATCATTAGTACATTATGTGATATAGTATAAGATTTATCAGATGTTTATATCACAGTTTAATATATCATTAATTTAGGCTACCCTACtatttaaaagtaataaaaaatttcaaaaaatttaataaaaaatttcagtagTTCCATTTTTCCAATGGATTAAATGCACACCAGGATTCTCAGATAGCCGGTAATTTCCAAGGTAAAACTTGAAGATGCCTTTACTTTTtatatcacttttttttagtacatGTAGATAAAAGAATCATCATTAGTACATTATGTGATATAGTATAAGATTTATCAGATGTTTATATCACAGTTTAATATATCATTAATTTAGGCTACCCTACtatttaaaagtaataaaaaatttcaaaaaatttaataaaaaatttcagtagTTCCATTTTTCCAATGGATTAAATGCACACCAGGATTTTCAGATAGCCGGTAATTTCCAAGGTAAAACTTGAAGATGCCTTTACTTTTTATACCAACTTTTtatatcacttttttttagtacatGTAGATAAAAGAATCATCATTAGTACATTATGTGATATAGTATAAATAGCATATCATTAATTTAGGCTACCTTACTATTTGAAACTAATATCTAATGGTTTGAACCCTTTCACCAGCCCAGGTgtataatattttaagaaaatccacattttattaaagaaataaataattatagttCTTTAatctttattgatttatttctttaaattatttattccttaatggaaaaaaaagttttattggaAGTATTTGTGCTTACAACGAAATTTTATTTCGGAATGGCTTTGATAGATCGAcataagaaaattttccttatgcattatttaaaataaaactaaaaaaaaatatttaacccaaaaattttattaattcattagTCAACTTTCAGTTCCTATTTCGACATACCCCGCATAAACGTATCTGAAATCCCGACGACCCTTCTCGGATATAATAATTAGTAATCTTAGGAGAGTGAGTTCAAAATTGAATTCTCGATGCACCAAGTACATCGAAATGAGGTTATAGTACACTTTATCATTCATTTCAAATTACTCTGTTTGGTTTATTACTAATCAACCTGCCATGCAGGGGGCCTGGGTTCgatttgtcctgtggtggcggagtgggtttgacctcagctaggtaatacgggacccagagatccaACCCGGTTGTAGCAATACattgcagggccgacgcaggaaccatagtagtcaagaagcgttgtTAATCTTATTTGTTACTTTTACTCATCAATAAAGCCAAGAGAGGCCGAATTCAATAAATTGAACTTATAAGAATTTCGaaagaattttaaattctgaaaagaAGGCTACCCTTATCAAAAAACCATGACGTTCAAGGGGTTCAGAGAGCTCACTACTTTCTTCCCAAATCCACTTAAAGACTCCAAAAATCACTCTAAAATTATAAttctatatttataattttgttaaacCACAATAATGATATTGTTACTATTTACTAATTCTATTTTCGCAGAGTAGAACAGGTTTAATCAAGCCAGAGAAGCTAAATTTTTCAGTAAGACTTGAAATTATCTATCTCTAAGATTGTACATACTGCAAATAACTAATAGCAGCAAGGAGACCAACACAGCCGTGAGCGGTCCTACTTAACCCCGCACTGATCAGAACTTTCCCTATTGTCCCCTCCGTGGAATCACTACTTCCTGTAAATCTATTCTTATGACCTTTCTTCGCCCCATTCGAGGATGTTTGacttttcattttccttgacGGATGTCCAAACACTACCATAAATCtgatataaaaaattatggTGCTCGGTGCCCAGTGTTCGTCCAAAATAGGAGCATCATCTTTGCCAGCACCATAAATAGCACTTTTGTTCtcccaaaattaaaaattattgtacttgtatgataaccccctaccgctcaagttTACGCATTGCTGAaccagttttttattattttatttcagcttagtgtgagacaagacaaagagaagtgacagaataggtggaaaagatataatttgggctatatattgcAAATTTGCATTATATATTGGGCTAtattgcacattagggggtgggtgGTGGTAGTGTGGGGTAAAGTATAGGGCAtcgtgaagttagaaaacaattcttactacataatatgcagaataattgaaCCTAACATATgaggcatgcagacccgctatactttatccCCGCCCCCTCTAATGttgaaatatatagcccaaatttgtttctaaagtattatttttttaatcatacttaggtataaaCCAAATTTTTTACCGCTTAGGTATAAAAGTATATTTGTTCAACTGTTCAAATATATATCTCTAATGTTCTAATGTAAATGTTCTAATGTTCTAATTCCCCtctaatgttcaaatatatagcccaaatttgtttctaaagtattatatttttatcatacttaggtataaaCCAAATTTGTTACCGCTTAGGCATAAAAGTATATTTGAActacatgaatttttttttgcaaccaaATTTTTTACCGCTTAGgtataaaagtatttttgaactacatgattttttttgcaaCCAAATTTTTTACCGCTTAGGTATAAAAGTATATTTGAACtacatgattatttttttttgcaaccaaATTTGTTACCGCTTAGGCATAAAAGTATATTTGAActacatgaatttttttttgcaaccaaATTTTTTACCGCTTAGgtataaaagtatttttgaactacatgattttttttttgcaaccaaATTTTTTACCGCTTAGGTATAAAAGTATATTTGAACtacatgattattttttttgcaggtTAGTgccattttatgttttaaaccGGAAGCAAAATTGGAAGTATGAAAGAAAggatgtgaagaaaaaaaatagatgtttatttttattacattacTGTTGTTATGACTCTTTGACTGTGATTGATCGAATTTTCCTCATACTCACCACCATTACAACAACCAGTGTGAGAAGATTTGTTCATTTACCGTCGAAAGTCAGGATGTTTTGCATGTGTGTATACATGTACAGAGAACTATGTGTAGGACTGTTGATAACCAAGTAGATGAGTCGAGTCAAAAGTATTCAATATTTAACCCACCTCCCTCCATCCAACAGAACTAGTCACTTAACGTATACGTTGTGCCTTAACATCGACctgatttttacaaattattgtAAAGTTAGGTACAATAAATGGCTTTTTTCTCTGTTATCATTGTTCATTTGTTTCCAAAAAGAATTAGCCAGTGTACACtgaatttatacaaaaaaatcgCAATATATagtcctgcaaaaaaaaaaaaaaaaaaaaaaaaaaacttcacctTTACAAGAAGTAGGCTGGGCGTGGTGAGAAAAGGGGTGCCTCCAGCCGACTTTGACTCTTCACTTACACAAATTGATAATCCTTACAAAAAAGTGCCACCTGCTTGTTCCTTCAACGAACCAAGCCTTAGCTCACTTTTTAATATGGTCgttatctatttttttcgatGCGCACCACAACGTAGAAGTTCTCAGCCCTTCGAAAGAACTGCTACATCGATTTTTTGCACAATAATGACGTAATTATTTATTCATCAGCTCTTCACGGAAAATCGATTGAAAAAAGTGTCACTCCCTGAgttcaaaaaatgattttcattcTGTGAAAAAAACTATCTAATATCACTACTAAGCAAGAGAACAGGGAAACATTCAATTTCATTAGTTGTGTGACACAACTCCTCTACTTCATCAACAacgactaaaagaaaaaaaacggaatCACAAAGTGAATAGAATCAAAAGCAGAATTGGCTTGGAAAGGTAGCTGATACCAGATTCGAATCCACAAGAAAATCCTACTTTTTGACTTTCTATATTTTTCCATTAATTAgtctagaaaaatattttggtaacaAGGCCAGGAAACCGTCAAAAATGTTAATCACTGTCAGACTTTAATTTAAAGCGTGGTCGCTATTTGGCCAACTCCGCGAACCACTTTGGACTAGAGGAGAAGTCAACATCGTGACGAAGCTCGGGATCTActcatgttttattatattgatGTGACATCTGTCCCCTCGAGGCAGAGGAAGAGCATCAGCTTGGCGCAAAGAATCATCAAGGAACGGCTGATGAAAGTATGCAGACAAAAACTTGACGTTTATTCTCTGATCAAGAAAAGACGTCTCAAGTGACTAGGTCACGTAATGAGGCGCTCGAAAGAGACCCTGGCACCCCAGGTACTACTAGCAGCCCCCGCTTCCTCATGGAAGAAAAAACCAGGTGGCCAGATAAAATCTTGGCCTAACGACGTCAGAAAAGATGTGGAATTCCATCTTTGGAATTCCGAAAGCATGGTCACAAATAGGATAAGGAGTGGCTGGCGTTTATTCGACCACTCACAAAAGAGTGAACCCATTGGAAGCATTTGGGTCCAGCAGCCTCTTGATGCCAAGTTAGTCTGTATAGCCTGTGTCTCGTCTTAAGTAAGTAAGACTTTAATTAAAACCGCTCGGCGATTGGTTGAACCGACCTTTCCACTCGAAATGAGAAACTcagtttgaagaaaaaaaaaagcttgatggAACAACTTTATATAGACTCTGCCAAAACAGTAGCTAAAACTTTGGTCTTCAACTCTCTTGAAAActcccacaattttttttttcttaaacgcgctttacacaaaaaaagaaaaatttaactttttttatgatCTCTAGATTACCCGTAACATGGAAACTAGTCTTATGGTAACGTATTGGGTTTGACCTTAGTTTTGTAAAATTATAGCCACAGATCGAGCCCGGCTGTACCACcacactgcagggccgacacagggaccttagtagttaaaaagcgtcgttaatccaATTAGTTACCACAACTACCATGTAAACTATCAACAAAATGCCATAATATCAACCATATAATACCAACCCATAATACCACATAAACTACccataaatttaataataaaaaccagcaaaatgattaaatgtccatgagaaaaaagaattcttCCGGAATGAGGCTGCTTCCCAAAAACATAGCAAGCAGTGCTATTTCTGCTTCAACCCATATTTCAACCCATAATACCACATAAACTACccataaatttaataataaaaaccagcaaaatgattaaatgtccatgagaaaaaacaATTCTTCCGGAATGAGGCTGCTTCCCAAAAACATAGCAAGCAGTGCTATTTCTGCTTCAACCCATATTTCAACCCATAATACCACATAAACTACccataaatttaataataaaaaccagcaaaatgattaaatgtccatgagaaaaaacaATTCTTCCGGAATGAGGCTGCTTCCCAAAAACATAGCAAGCAGTGCTATTTCTGCTTCAACCCATATTTCAACCCATAATACCACATAAACTACccataaatttaataataaaaaccagcaaaatgattaaatgtccatgagaaaaaacaATTCTTCCGGAATGAGGCTGCTTCCCAAAAACATAGCAAGCAGTGCTATTTCTGCTTCAACCCATATTTCAACCCGTAATACCACATAAACTACccataaatttaataataaaaaccagcaaaatgattaaatgtccatgagaaaaaacaATTCTTCCGGAATGAGGCTGCTTCCCAAAAACATAGCAAGCAGTGCTATTTCTGCTTCTTCAACACTACTTCAAAGGTGCCAAGTGATATGCATAATTGAGCTCCATAATAAGTCATCATTACTATGaactaaaaaggggaaaaaacaaattatccaTTGGCTTAACTCGGACAAAACGTAAATCTCAAATAGAAAGGGAAGCCTGGGTGATTAGTATAACCGTATTTGCTGATTTAAAGTCTCATCTGAACTGAATATCCTAACATAGAAGGGTTTCTTATTGATCAAGCGAAATATACACGTTTTAAGTCAGTCTTAAACGTCCTTCGTCCTTTAAGTCagtcctttaaaaaaaaaaacgtcctTCGTCACTTAAATACGTATGTGCACCAGTTCCTTAAGCAGTGCAGCCgaaactgaaattttaaaatagtattataaattaaaatcagaaataaaatccaAGCTTTAATACcgccccaatttttttttttccaataaaattaaCGGCATCACTAAAACCTAAACAACAAAGAGCTATAATCGATTAGTGCTGCCACCACCCGCAATCCCTTGCTATATATCTGAAAGTTAACAAATGTTTAATTGACAGTATTTTAGAGTACTAAgcaaagctaattgaaaaaaaaggattttatttcACAATCATCAAACTGAAAACTGTATTGTTTAAAGCAGATACAAATAAATAAGTATTTCCTTCTTAATGCAcggaaaaaacttttattataaCATGCTCTTGTGTTATAGCGCTCGTTGTTAAGCAATTGGAATGGGGGGGGGAAATTTCCCTACAGAGTGAGCAGTTAAGGGGACAGTGGCCCTCTtccatatacaaaataattcatgttcgtttttaatttgaCTTTTATGTAACgatgattaaagaaaaaaacggcTAATTTGGGAGGTTTTGATTTTCaagttgaactaaaaaaaagttattttcaaataaaaagaaagagcgacactaaaatttaaaacgtgcagaatttattccatatTTGAGGTGGCTATCTCCACCACAGTCCCCACTCTTTATGTCAAATTTTTATAGTGCTAAGCTAAAATCATTTATGAATGCACTGCTGCTTCGGCAGTTGTTCTTTAAATACTAAAGTCAACCTTTCGCGTAAAGAGTAGGAGATAAGGAGGAGATAGATTTCTTTAGAAACGGAATAGTTTATGTTCGTAATaaaatttggagggggagggtctaaactattaaaaataactatAGGACAGCAATTCCATAGTTTTCTGGATGAATTATTCGaagaaatatctttttataaGAATGTCTACCAAGGACGATGGTACGGAGGGGGGGGTGTCAATCCTTCCTCGTAAGCAATCTGGTATTAAAAAGTGTTTATGATTaagaaaatgataaatattcccatttaaatttttatgaaaacaaaGCACCTGCTAGTCTTCGTATCCGTCTCCTGGGAAATTCCCTAGCAGCACTCATAATGCCCCTCCCCGACCTTTCCAAAATTTGTGCCACTAAGTATAATAATATAACCTCTCATgaagaacagaaaaaattcaGCCCCCTCGTAAACAAGATGgtattaaaaagtatttacaTTCCCAAATTTCGATGAAAACAAAGCACCTGTTGGTACTCGTAACCATATCCTGGGAAATTTCCTAACGGCCCTCATAATGCCCCTCCCTAACCTTTCCAAAATTTGTGCCGCTAATAAAATCATCTGTCATGAGGAACAGACAAAAATTCTGCAACTAGAGGAACCTAGTCTCCGTATAACAGACTTAATCCAAAGCTATTCAAGCGAATAAATAGACATTATAGATTCcctttgaacccccccccccagaaaaattcGGTATTTATTTGAAGGTTCAAGGAAGACAAAAATTTAGGCAATAAGACACTTGTTTACCCTTCAGGTACATTTCTCCTCTCCATCAtatactgcctctgaaactgggaagcacaaaatatactttttataattttaaaccgATTTgctaaatcagaatttttaattgaTAGCTTTTCTTCCTCTTTGTAGTGTTTTTAGTCACCAAATCCCAGAAAACACCACCATGTTGTGGCGCCATCTATTTTACTACTCCAAAACTGTACTAGACCTTTAATTTCCATGATCATTCTTCAagtggggaaaaaaaatacaaaattacgcGAGCTTGTGGATAGGGGCTTGGAAACTGAAAAACGTTCTCTGACTTGCCACACTTGATGATGCAATTTTCATCGAGATGCCAACGCATTCAGCtcgaaaagacaaaaatagGAAAGGAAAGTAGACGAAATAGAAGTTTCCGAGGCGCAAATATAACTAATGTCTTAAATACATAAGAAACAACAATATACTTTGGAATTATATGGTGAAGCCAAGTTTTGATAGAAGAAGGTAATTTTTCTGGTAATTGACAAAGATAGAAGACGTCTATATCTAATCCATAACGATAAAAGATGGAAATTCTACGGAGCAAAACCCCAGAGCATGGTCATTAAGTGAAGCATGGCTTGTATGCCTGACATACAAGTCTTCCATGTCTTCCTACgaaatgtctaaaaaaaattgcttaaaattcCAGTATTTTTCAGTGAGTTAAAATGatcattttgaaaatactgTGAAACAAAGATTAAACAAAATAGTTGAAACAAAGATTATCAAAGCCATACAGCGTTTGGCGACACCTGGCATTTTTTTCAGCGTAATATAGAGGGAGTTCTAATGAGTCGTGTcatagaaaagaagaaaattttttctgtttttcttaaagaaaattgagtaaaagaaaataactgaCATCAGCAATACTTATTTAATtcattgtattttgttttagaaactAATAGCTTAAGAACAGATCACATTTTCCTTTCTGGCTAAATCTGCATATAATTACTATAAgagtaattaatttaattagtgtAATTAGTAAAACTATGGTAATAATAAGTATCTGATCTCAGTTCTTGACGTAATAAATATCTCATATTCCTGAACCATACTCTTTGATCATTCTTAAAAATTCCTTCAATTTGTTAGCAAAATACTTAATTGAGAAAAGGAAACATTTTTGAAtgaatttccattaaaaaataggttttgtttttattcagtgTCAGTATATAGCAAAATTTTATGTAAACAATTCAAACATATATAattttaactcatttttttcaagtaaaaaattttttgttgtgaaaaaatgctgaaaattCCAATATTTTTCAGAGAGTCAAAATGATCTTTTTGAAATTActcttttttgtaatatttttataaattcattcaacTAGTTAACAATATACTTAATCGAATAAAAGACAAATCTTTCAATAATGTTCATTAAAACCtgtgttttcctttttgttttagtCCGTTCTCAGCTTATTGTCATATTTTACATacgcaattaaaacatacattattttaactcatttttatatatattaccgtaaaacgtttttttgtttctttctatcTCAACTAATCAAGAATTTCATGGAAAGCATTTAAGACTACATTAATTGTTATCGAATTAGAATGATCGTATAATCTTTGAAATTTTCGAGTTTGTTCTTTATCAAGTCAGATCTAAGTTTACATGTAATCACATGTATTTCTTCAATTTCTAAGCGTTATAGTTCATTAAGAAAAGCGAAATAAACCCGTATTCGACTTTTTTCTGAATGCAACGTCAgtattttgtcatatttgtcaaaaaaaaaacaatacgaaCCTCTCCATAGGGAATCGGCGTTAAAAATTTGTTAACTCCCAAAACAGCGTCTGATAAAAGGAAAAGCACTGATCCAAGGGCTGATATAAGGCGCCATCTGCTGGGTGATGTCAAATACCTAGCAGTAGCACGCCAAGCCATTGTGGTAAGTAACAGAGCATATGCAGGGAcagcaacaataaaaatatcatcAAGTCCGGTCACCAAAATGGAAATAACTGGAAACAAGAGAATAGTCAAAATGGATGGCGGAGCATCTCAAAGCCTGCAATAGGTTGATTTATGACCTTGATTCATGAGTTGTTTGACTTCTGTTATTAATAATTGATTAAGAAATAATGGGATTGACCCAAAAAAAGCGACAAGAATAAACCAAAGGAATTGAAGAATACATTTTAACGAGGAAGAATAAATTAATCTTTGTTGCAAATTAGTTTTTCTCTCTAATTAGCTTTCTCTCTTTGTTGC is part of the Artemia franciscana chromosome 1, ASM3288406v1, whole genome shotgun sequence genome and harbors:
- the LOC136025442 gene encoding lysoplasmalogenase TMEM86A-like isoform X2 translates to MERSFTLKLLPFFSSVVIYFKTHVFAASDPSYRKAILKCLPIYCLVYIAVSNRKMSSESKGFSKKIAIGLALSSVGDAFLVWPDLFLPVISILVTGLDDIFIVAVPAYALLLTTMAWRATARYLTSPSRWRLISALGSVLFLLSDAVLGVNKFLTPIPYGEFIVMMTYYGAQLCISLGTFEVVLKKQK